The genomic interval AAGCGTTACAGCAAGCATAAGCCCCTGCACAACGCAGATTAGAACGGTTCCGTATCTAGAGTACTGGTTTATCTTTCTTCGCCCAGCTTCTCCCTCTTTTTGCATAGCCTCAAGAGTAGGAAATGCCTTTACTAGTAGCGACATAATAATCGATGCCGTAATAAACGGCATAACACCCAGTGCAAATACAGAAGCACGCTCAAGTGCGCCTCCAGAGAACATATTTAAAATGTCAAAGATCGTCCCGCTTGCAGTTTGCTCAAAGAGCTTTACAATCTGCTCGGGGTCAATTCCAGGAATGGGAACAAACACGCCCAACCTATATACGATGAGCATAAGCGCTGTAAATAAAAGACGCTTATTAAGCTCAGGTATTCTAGGAATTGAGCCTACATTTCTATTCATATGGTGTCTGCCTTCCCACCTTTTTCTTCAATTTTTTGTATAGCACCTTTACTAAAGGCATCTGCTCTAACTGTAAGAGCAAATGGCATCTCGCCGTTACCAAGAATCTTGATAGGCTTTTTGCCGCTAGCAAGGCCAGATTTAATTAATTCTTCCGGGGTTACAGTATCACCCTCTTTAAACTTGGAGAGATCCTTTACTTGAATAAGATCAAACACA from Thermodesulfobacteriota bacterium carries:
- the rplO gene encoding 50S ribosomal protein L15 — encoded protein: MMLNKLSPQPGSKKNRKRVGRGSGSTGKTSGKGHKGQNSRSGGGVPPWFEGGQTALKLRSPKRGFTSPNKLVFDLIQVKDLSKFKEGDTVTPEELIKSGLASGKKPIKILGNGEMPFALTVRADAFSKGAIQKIEEKGGKADTI